In a genomic window of Candidatus Hydrogenedentota bacterium:
- the brxL gene encoding BREX system Lon protease-like protein BrxL, protein MSLELDQLDKLAASAFDGYLVRKDLVRKYARQYPVPTYVVEFLLGRYCATVNESEILEGIGIVERQLKDRTVRTGEEELFKARAKEKGSVRIIDIIKARLDAKNDCYIAELPSLALRDVRIADDLVRENERMLTDGFYAEVELDYDAIIAQQNSGRPFGVRGLRPIQLSKADALDVFAKGRQAFTTQEWIDLLLRSIGLEPAAFDERAKRVTLLRMVPFVERNYNFVELGPRGTGKSHLFQQISPYAHLISGGKATVAKMFVNMANGQRGLVCQYDVVCFDEVAGISFDQKDGVNIMKGYMASGQFSRGKDNIRADGSLVMVGNFDVDVAQQQKIGHLLSPMPKEMRDDTAFMDRLHAFSPGWDFPKVSADQHLTNHFGLVSDFLSECWSRLRSGNRLAALQGRVYLGGALSGRDIEAVNKTVSGLIKLLFPDPSLPISDEDLEWIVRLALESRRRVKEQQKRVFKSEFRNTHFSYMLGADGIEQFVSTPELHSDEAIETDPLPPGQVWAVSPGAPEAGPGLYRIEVTCGPGGGVRVLNQPTPPAFRESVKVGEQNLYGRAKELVGDRNPREEEFSIQMRPMDADKSGVGLGLPVLVAFCGSLLGRNTRGGTIIVGALNLGGSIEMIPNAVQVAELAVDKQAQTLLMPVSARRQLNDLPDDLWTKIKIEFYKDAPDAVFKALED, encoded by the coding sequence ATGTCACTGGAACTTGATCAACTGGACAAACTTGCTGCGTCGGCCTTCGATGGGTACCTGGTCCGCAAGGATCTGGTACGAAAGTACGCGCGGCAATATCCCGTGCCGACGTATGTTGTGGAGTTTCTCCTTGGGCGCTATTGCGCCACTGTCAACGAAAGCGAGATTCTTGAAGGCATAGGAATCGTCGAGAGACAACTCAAGGATCGTACAGTTCGCACGGGTGAAGAAGAGCTATTCAAGGCCCGCGCAAAGGAGAAGGGTTCTGTCCGCATCATTGACATTATCAAAGCGCGGCTCGACGCCAAGAACGATTGCTACATCGCGGAGTTGCCAAGCCTTGCGCTGAGAGACGTGCGAATCGCGGACGACCTGGTGCGCGAGAACGAGCGCATGCTCACGGACGGTTTCTACGCAGAGGTGGAACTCGACTACGACGCGATCATCGCGCAGCAGAATTCCGGCAGGCCATTTGGAGTCCGGGGACTACGACCAATCCAGCTATCGAAGGCAGACGCCTTGGACGTTTTCGCGAAGGGACGGCAAGCCTTCACGACCCAAGAATGGATTGACCTGCTTCTGCGGTCGATCGGTCTGGAGCCTGCGGCCTTTGATGAGCGTGCGAAGAGAGTAACGTTGCTGCGGATGGTGCCGTTCGTGGAGCGGAACTACAACTTTGTGGAACTGGGGCCACGAGGAACCGGTAAGAGCCATCTCTTCCAGCAAATATCCCCTTACGCTCATCTCATATCGGGCGGTAAAGCAACCGTGGCGAAAATGTTCGTGAACATGGCGAATGGTCAGCGGGGACTGGTCTGCCAATACGACGTTGTCTGCTTTGATGAGGTGGCCGGTATTTCCTTCGACCAGAAAGATGGCGTGAACATCATGAAGGGATACATGGCCTCCGGTCAGTTCAGTCGCGGCAAGGACAATATTCGCGCGGACGGCAGCCTTGTCATGGTTGGCAACTTCGATGTGGATGTCGCGCAGCAGCAGAAGATTGGTCATCTGTTGAGCCCGATGCCCAAGGAGATGCGCGACGATACGGCATTCATGGATCGGCTCCATGCGTTCTCACCTGGTTGGGATTTCCCGAAAGTCAGCGCGGACCAACACCTCACCAACCATTTTGGTCTTGTCAGCGATTTCCTGAGCGAGTGCTGGAGTCGATTGCGGTCAGGAAACCGTCTTGCTGCTCTTCAGGGTCGCGTATACCTGGGCGGCGCGCTCAGCGGACGCGATATTGAGGCCGTAAACAAGACCGTTAGCGGTCTGATCAAATTGCTCTTTCCAGATCCCAGCTTGCCGATATCCGACGAGGACCTCGAATGGATCGTGCGACTTGCCCTGGAGTCCCGTCGGCGCGTGAAGGAGCAGCAGAAGCGTGTTTTCAAGAGTGAATTTCGTAACACCCACTTCAGCTACATGTTGGGAGCGGACGGAATTGAGCAGTTCGTATCGACACCAGAACTGCACAGTGATGAGGCGATTGAGACCGATCCGCTTCCGCCTGGCCAAGTATGGGCGGTGAGCCCCGGCGCGCCTGAGGCGGGACCCGGCCTGTATCGGATCGAAGTAACGTGTGGGCCTGGCGGCGGGGTCAGGGTTCTGAATCAACCAACTCCTCCGGCATTCCGCGAAAGCGTAAAGGTTGGTGAGCAGAATCTGTACGGGCGTGCAAAGGAACTCGTCGGCGATCGCAATCCGCGCGAAGAGGAGTTCTCGATTCAAATGCGGCCGATGGACGCCGACAAATCGGGAGTCGGCCTCGGACTGCCGGTTCTCGTTGCTTTCTGTGGAAGCCTGCTCGGACGCAATACCCGGGGCGGAACAATCATTGTCGGTGCTCTCAATCTGGGTGGCTCAATCGAGATGATTCCAAACGCGGTCCAAGTAGCCGAACTCGCCGTCGACAAACAGGCACAAACGTTATTGATGCCCGTGTCCGCACGCCGGCAATTAAATGATCTCCCCGACGACCTATGGACAAAGATCAAGATCGAGTTCTACAAAGACGCACCCGACGCGGTATTCAAGGCGCTGGAGGACTGA
- the pglZ gene encoding BREX-1 system phosphatase PglZ type B, whose amino-acid sequence MSSKTVSGRETLVEAIKASVEAALRVPEGVAEPVALLWTDADGQWRPIIQALQVALPQLYVFGEYDPEKRTGPVIWLRCIVDRTLPDLAPPEGATPILYLPGVSRQQLRAGGDCPRQLQPLIELQYRGAVWHQRNGRDWTVEAFLTSIDTLDLDMATDQRTKEAMMRALPLLANEPIGALYGRRLEAEDFDRLAVGDSIRDVLLWMSDDTGFRKRCDGARWEAFRSVCGREFLFDPDQSGPMQAGERLLEGRGNWEKAWQRFCEAPQLYTGIANVLRNTTPRDLLSDPARQPARNADEESTLRTALTNVAALPHTEACSRILALEKDHGQRRQWVWAQIGESSLAMLLDPLSKLASLARKPLGGTTLEAISSAYAAEGWRCDAAAMEALAQANSGADKALVHGVINTVYKPWLDESARHFQNIVGKQLDELRKGALGVLPQSETCIVFADGLRFDVAGRLQEQLEVRGYRVRLSHRLVPVPSVTATAKPVASPAHMACEETAEYGEFAPTLGVGNKPSSAQRLRDEMARQGIEVMDDGEIIIPSGSQQGGWTETGRLDSRGHALGAGLAQQISAEIDSILERVSALLSGGWSKVRIVTDHGWLLLPGGLPKVELPKYLTETKWARCAVAQGKTPDGFPVFPWHWNPHVQIVSPPGIGSFFASVEYAHGGISPQECVVPDMIVERGTEATRAKITGVSWRGMRCRVTVDTNASGVTVDLRLHPRKSDTSIVVSAKVVDKNGEVSLAVADDRHEGAAAVVVLLDSAENILDQKPTQVGEN is encoded by the coding sequence ATGAGTTCGAAGACAGTAAGCGGCCGAGAAACGCTCGTCGAAGCGATAAAGGCATCAGTGGAAGCGGCGCTACGCGTTCCGGAAGGCGTCGCGGAGCCTGTGGCGCTGTTGTGGACCGACGCGGATGGTCAATGGCGGCCGATTATCCAGGCCTTGCAGGTGGCGCTGCCGCAGCTCTATGTCTTCGGCGAATACGATCCGGAGAAGCGCACGGGGCCGGTGATTTGGCTGCGATGCATCGTCGATCGGACACTTCCCGATCTGGCGCCGCCGGAAGGCGCCACCCCGATTCTGTATCTGCCAGGCGTAAGCCGACAGCAACTCCGGGCCGGCGGGGATTGTCCCCGGCAGTTGCAGCCGCTCATCGAACTGCAATACCGAGGGGCCGTGTGGCATCAGCGCAACGGCCGGGACTGGACCGTGGAAGCCTTTCTCACGTCCATCGACACGCTCGACCTGGACATGGCGACGGATCAACGAACAAAAGAAGCGATGATGCGCGCCTTGCCGTTGCTCGCGAATGAGCCGATAGGGGCGTTGTATGGACGACGGCTCGAAGCAGAGGACTTTGACCGCCTCGCTGTGGGCGATTCTATCCGGGACGTGCTCTTGTGGATGAGCGACGATACCGGATTTCGAAAGCGATGCGACGGGGCACGCTGGGAAGCGTTTCGCAGCGTTTGCGGCCGGGAATTCCTGTTCGATCCCGACCAGTCGGGTCCAATGCAGGCAGGCGAGCGGTTGCTTGAAGGGCGTGGGAATTGGGAGAAGGCGTGGCAGCGGTTTTGCGAAGCGCCGCAGCTGTATACCGGCATTGCGAACGTATTGCGGAATACAACGCCGCGGGATCTGCTGAGCGATCCCGCGCGGCAACCTGCGCGCAATGCAGACGAAGAATCAACACTTCGGACAGCGCTTACGAACGTCGCGGCTCTTCCACACACGGAGGCGTGCAGTCGAATCCTTGCGTTGGAAAAGGACCATGGCCAGCGCCGACAGTGGGTATGGGCGCAAATTGGCGAGAGTTCGCTGGCGATGCTGCTGGATCCTCTCTCCAAACTTGCAAGCCTCGCACGAAAGCCGTTGGGTGGAACGACACTTGAGGCGATCTCGAGTGCCTATGCGGCCGAGGGATGGCGTTGTGACGCCGCGGCTATGGAAGCATTGGCCCAGGCGAATTCCGGCGCAGACAAAGCACTCGTCCATGGTGTGATCAATACCGTGTACAAACCGTGGCTGGACGAGTCGGCGCGGCACTTTCAGAACATCGTCGGCAAGCAACTGGACGAACTTCGGAAAGGTGCGCTCGGCGTACTGCCCCAGTCGGAGACATGCATTGTTTTTGCTGACGGGCTACGGTTCGACGTGGCGGGACGACTTCAGGAGCAACTCGAAGTGCGCGGATACCGTGTGCGTCTGTCGCACAGGTTGGTGCCGGTACCATCGGTAACGGCCACTGCAAAACCTGTTGCCTCACCCGCGCACATGGCCTGTGAAGAGACTGCCGAGTATGGCGAGTTCGCGCCCACGCTTGGGGTTGGCAATAAACCGTCGAGCGCACAGCGGCTACGAGACGAAATGGCGCGGCAGGGAATCGAAGTGATGGACGACGGAGAGATCATCATCCCCTCCGGTTCGCAGCAAGGTGGTTGGACAGAGACCGGCCGGCTCGATTCGCGTGGGCATGCACTTGGGGCCGGACTGGCGCAGCAGATTTCCGCAGAGATCGACAGCATTCTTGAGCGGGTATCGGCGCTGCTCTCGGGCGGATGGTCAAAGGTCCGCATTGTGACGGACCACGGCTGGTTGTTGCTGCCGGGAGGCCTTCCAAAGGTGGAGTTGCCCAAATATCTAACGGAAACGAAGTGGGCGCGTTGCGCGGTTGCTCAAGGAAAGACGCCGGACGGCTTCCCGGTTTTCCCATGGCATTGGAACCCGCATGTACAGATTGTTTCGCCGCCCGGAATCGGGAGCTTCTTTGCCAGCGTCGAATATGCCCACGGCGGAATCAGCCCACAGGAATGCGTCGTGCCAGACATGATCGTTGAGCGAGGCACGGAGGCTACGCGCGCAAAAATTACCGGGGTTTCCTGGCGCGGCATGCGATGCCGGGTCACGGTCGATACCAACGCATCCGGGGTGACAGTGGACCTGCGACTTCACCCCAGGAAGAGCGATACAAGCATTGTGGTGTCTGCGAAAGTTGTCGACAAAAACGGCGAAGTGAGCCTCGCGGTCGCGGATGATCGCCACGAGGGCGCCGCAGCCGTGGTCGTGCTGCTGGACAGTGCAGAAAACATCTTGGATCAGAAGCCGACTCAGGTTGGAGAAAACTAA